The Candidatus Sulfotelmatobacter sp. genome has a window encoding:
- a CDS encoding YncE family protein — MSRARRILGAVGCLVIGTFLVTVAIAQTSSILALSKDEHTVAIVDPATLQVLAKLPSGPDPHEIIASDDGRLAFISNYGGLDSNLNTISVVDLVARKALPPIDLGALHSTHGLAFASGKLYFTAETNKIIGRYDPATQRVDWILGTGQDRTHMIMVSKGLDQIVTSNVNSATLSIINQVSPPTGGFGPPPGNPTSGAQPQQPPPGMPPQGEPRLTWEVTNVPAGRGVEGFDISPDGKQIWAANARDGSVTIIDVAAKKAVETFPIPVKGANRLKFTLDGKQVLISALGARAAGDTSLLVLDATTHKEVKQLKLGGGAAGILMAPDGSRAFVAVSTADKIAVVDLKTLEVTGQILPGKQPDGLAWAVRK, encoded by the coding sequence ATGAGCAGGGCGAGAAGGATATTAGGAGCTGTGGGTTGCCTCGTGATTGGAACATTTCTTGTGACCGTTGCCATTGCCCAGACCTCAAGTATCCTTGCGCTGTCCAAGGACGAACACACGGTCGCGATCGTAGACCCCGCGACGTTGCAGGTATTGGCGAAACTCCCTTCCGGCCCCGATCCGCACGAGATCATCGCATCCGACGACGGCCGCCTCGCCTTCATCTCCAACTATGGTGGCTTGGATAGCAATCTCAACACCATTTCTGTCGTCGATCTGGTGGCCCGCAAGGCGCTGCCGCCGATCGACCTTGGCGCGCTGCATTCTACGCACGGTTTAGCGTTCGCGAGCGGAAAACTTTATTTCACGGCGGAAACCAACAAAATCATCGGCCGTTACGATCCCGCTACTCAGCGCGTCGATTGGATTCTCGGCACCGGTCAGGATCGCACACACATGATTATGGTCTCGAAGGGTCTCGACCAGATCGTCACCTCCAACGTCAACTCTGCCACCCTCAGCATTATCAATCAAGTCTCTCCGCCGACCGGAGGATTCGGTCCGCCCCCAGGGAATCCGACCTCGGGTGCGCAGCCGCAACAACCGCCGCCGGGCATGCCTCCGCAAGGAGAACCGCGGTTAACGTGGGAAGTCACAAATGTTCCTGCCGGCCGCGGAGTGGAAGGCTTCGACATCTCTCCCGACGGAAAACAGATCTGGGCCGCCAATGCCCGCGACGGCTCCGTCACCATCATTGATGTTGCGGCGAAGAAAGCAGTGGAAACATTTCCGATCCCAGTGAAGGGCGCGAATCGCCTGAAGTTCACACTCGACGGCAAGCAGGTCCTGATCTCCGCGCTGGGCGCACGCGCCGCCGGTGACACGAGCCTGCTGGTGCTCGACGCCACGACTCACAAAGAGGTCAAGCAATTGAAACTTGGAGGCGGCGCAGCCGGAATCCTGATGGCGCCCGACGGTTCCCGTGCGTTCGTCGCCGTCAGCACCGCCGACAAAATCGCAGTCGTAGATTTGAAAACGCTGGAAGTCACCGGCCAAATTCTACCCGGCAAGCAGCCCGACGGATTGGCGTGGGCGGTCCGCAAGTAG
- a CDS encoding NAD(P)/FAD-dependent oxidoreductase, whose protein sequence is MTTHHFDALIVGGGAAGLMCAMEAGKRGRRVAVLEHADRLGKKILISGGGRCNFTNLHCRPENFISANPHFAKSALARYTPADFIALVEKHHIPYHEKTLGQLFCDRAARDILGMLETECSSAGVAIFLNTKINEISHAADFVARTAREEFHAPALVVATGGLSIPKIGATSFGYELARQFGLKLREPRPGLVPLLLDDEDRTRYCDLAGVSADVIAGCDGRQFREKMLITHHGLSGPAILQISSYWKKPQNIQIDLAPQRVITSIFHDPRMPRTIATLRAEFRKSLPARLADRWLDENAPTSWTNAALADLERHAHAWTILPAGTEGYEKAEVTCGGVDTDELSAKTMESRKIRGLFFIGEGVDVTGHLGGFNFQWAWASGAAAGRAL, encoded by the coding sequence GTGACGACCCATCATTTCGATGCATTGATAGTTGGAGGCGGCGCCGCCGGCCTGATGTGTGCTATGGAAGCGGGCAAGCGTGGACGCCGCGTCGCCGTCCTCGAACATGCCGACCGCTTAGGCAAGAAAATCCTGATCTCCGGCGGCGGCCGCTGCAATTTCACCAACCTGCACTGCCGGCCCGAGAATTTTATCTCGGCCAATCCGCACTTCGCCAAGTCGGCGCTGGCTCGTTACACCCCGGCCGATTTCATCGCACTTGTCGAAAAGCACCACATTCCTTATCACGAAAAAACGCTCGGACAATTATTCTGCGACCGCGCCGCCCGCGACATTCTGGGAATGCTGGAGACCGAATGCTCTTCTGCTGGCGTAGCAATTTTCTTGAACACAAAAATAAACGAGATCAGCCACGCCGCTGATTTTGTGGCGCGCACGGCCCGCGAAGAATTTCACGCGCCGGCGCTCGTCGTCGCAACTGGAGGGCTTTCCATTCCGAAGATCGGCGCCACTTCGTTCGGCTACGAGTTGGCGCGCCAGTTCGGCCTCAAGCTTCGCGAGCCGCGTCCAGGCTTGGTGCCGCTGCTTCTGGACGATGAAGACCGCACCCGCTACTGCGACCTGGCTGGGGTCTCGGCCGATGTCATCGCCGGTTGCGACGGCCGGCAATTCCGCGAGAAAATGCTGATCACCCATCACGGCCTGAGCGGGCCGGCGATCCTCCAGATTTCCTCTTACTGGAAAAAGCCCCAGAACATCCAGATTGACCTGGCTCCGCAGCGCGTGATAACGAGCATCTTCCACGATCCAAGAATGCCGCGCACAATCGCGACGCTTCGAGCGGAATTTCGTAAGAGTCTTCCCGCTCGCCTTGCAGACCGCTGGCTTGACGAAAACGCGCCCACTTCATGGACGAACGCAGCGTTGGCCGACCTCGAGCGCCATGCGCATGCGTGGACTATTTTACCGGCAGGCACCGAGGGATACGAGAAGGCCGAAGTGACCTGCGGCGGGGTCGATACCGACGAACTATCCGCCAAAACAATGGAGAGCCGCAAAATACGCGGCTTGTTCTTCATCGGCGAAGGCGTTGACGTCACCGGCCACCTGGGCGGCTTTAACTTTCAGTGGGCCTGGGCCTCAGGCGCGGCGGCAGGCCGGGCGTTGTAA
- a CDS encoding type III pantothenate kinase, translating into MLLVIDVGNTNTVLGVFAAAETPSGAVRETSSYERLVANWRVATSRTSTVDEYGVLFRNLFSMAGLEAKGIQGIVISSVVPPLDSVLRQVCERYFNLRPLFIEPGVKTGMPVHYDNPAEVGADRIVNAVAAFEKYGGPCVIVDFGTATTFDCVSAKGEYLGGVICPGIGISADALFERTARLPRVEIRKPARVIGSNTVGSLQSGLYYGYLGLVDGIIELLLVELGQETRVLATGGLGPMIGTGSKYIKIVDDSLTLEGLRIIWERNSSSRKDVASPKPPPQADAKPLSKSVQPKSENGGAPTAAPSRSAR; encoded by the coding sequence ATGCTCCTCGTCATTGACGTCGGCAACACCAACACGGTCCTCGGCGTTTTCGCCGCAGCGGAAACTCCGTCCGGCGCTGTGCGCGAAACTTCGAGCTACGAGCGCCTGGTTGCCAACTGGCGCGTAGCTACGTCCCGCACCAGCACGGTCGATGAATATGGAGTGCTGTTTCGCAACCTGTTTTCCATGGCGGGCCTTGAGGCGAAAGGCATACAGGGGATTGTGATCTCGTCGGTCGTGCCGCCACTCGATTCCGTGTTGCGCCAGGTCTGCGAACGCTATTTCAATCTGCGTCCGCTATTCATCGAGCCCGGCGTCAAAACCGGTATGCCAGTGCATTACGACAATCCGGCGGAGGTCGGCGCCGACCGCATCGTGAACGCCGTGGCTGCGTTCGAAAAATATGGCGGCCCGTGCGTGATCGTCGATTTCGGCACGGCCACAACGTTTGACTGCGTATCGGCCAAGGGTGAATATCTCGGTGGCGTAATCTGCCCCGGCATCGGCATCTCCGCCGACGCTCTCTTTGAACGCACCGCGCGTTTGCCGCGCGTGGAGATTCGCAAGCCCGCCCGCGTCATTGGCTCGAATACAGTCGGCAGCCTGCAATCCGGACTTTACTACGGATATCTCGGTCTGGTCGACGGCATCATCGAACTGCTGCTCGTGGAGCTAGGTCAGGAAACGCGCGTGCTTGCCACCGGCGGCCTGGGTCCAATGATAGGCACCGGCTCGAAGTACATTAAAATCGTCGACGACTCGCTCACTCTTGAGGGCCTGCGCATCATCTGGGAGCGGAACAGTTCGTCGCGCAAAGATGTCGCTTCGCCGAAGCCTCCGCCACAGGCGGATGCGAAGCCGTTATCTAAATCAGTGCAGCCGAAGTCCGAGAACGGCGGAGCACCAACCGCCGCGCCTTCGCGTTCCGCTCGCTGA
- a CDS encoding biotin--[acetyl-CoA-carboxylase] ligase, with the protein MRLGRIVRLLMEHATVVVSGTKIAQEISCTRSEVWRLVQQLRGLGVDVAGHPANGYQLRSVPDLLLPEILRPLLRGTIFGQHLHHFYKIGSTNTAAMAAAAEGAPEGSVFLAEEQTAGRGRGANSWQSPRSSGIYCSVVLRPALPPAEVLVFSLAAGLAVRAALAQMDSRVAVDLKWPNDVLIAGKKVCGILTEMNAEATRVRYIVAGIGINVNQANFPKDLPATSLRLVTGSEWSRVEVLAALLKSLDREYRRLIEDSDARESILGRFAENSSWVRGKAIRIEENGSSFEGTTEGLDSRGFLQVRTVHGLRTVLSGTVRER; encoded by the coding sequence TTGCGGCTCGGTCGCATCGTGCGCCTGCTGATGGAGCATGCTACCGTTGTCGTCAGCGGGACTAAGATCGCTCAGGAAATTTCTTGCACCCGTTCTGAAGTCTGGCGCTTGGTGCAGCAACTGCGGGGACTTGGCGTCGATGTGGCAGGCCATCCTGCCAATGGGTATCAGCTGCGCTCGGTTCCGGATTTGCTCTTACCGGAAATTCTGCGGCCGCTCTTGCGCGGCACAATCTTTGGCCAACATCTTCATCATTTCTATAAGATCGGATCCACCAACACCGCTGCCATGGCGGCCGCAGCCGAAGGGGCTCCGGAGGGCAGCGTGTTTCTTGCTGAGGAGCAAACCGCAGGCCGCGGCCGCGGCGCGAATTCATGGCAATCGCCGCGGTCGAGTGGTATTTATTGTTCGGTGGTTTTGCGTCCCGCGCTACCCCCGGCGGAGGTACTCGTTTTTTCTCTCGCTGCCGGACTCGCGGTGCGCGCCGCCCTGGCGCAGATGGACTCACGGGTGGCCGTCGACTTGAAGTGGCCCAACGACGTTCTGATCGCGGGCAAGAAAGTTTGCGGTATCCTCACCGAGATGAATGCCGAAGCGACCCGCGTTCGCTATATTGTGGCCGGCATCGGTATCAATGTGAATCAGGCGAACTTCCCGAAAGATTTGCCCGCAACATCTTTGCGCCTGGTGACCGGAAGCGAATGGTCGCGCGTCGAGGTATTGGCTGCTTTGTTAAAATCACTTGATCGCGAATATCGGCGTTTGATCGAAGATTCTGATGCTCGCGAATCGATTCTCGGGCGTTTCGCCGAGAATTCTTCGTGGGTACGAGGCAAGGCCATTCGCATCGAAGAAAATGGCTCGTCCTTTGAAGGAACGACCGAGGGGCTGGATTCGCGCGGATTCTTGCAGGTACGAACAGTGCACGGGCTGCGCACCGTTTTAAGCGGAACCGTGCGGGAACGGTAA
- the nadC gene encoding carboxylating nicotinate-nucleotide diphosphorylase, giving the protein MDWNSRRLTAILENALVEDRATRDATSYACIDPNQRASATIISKQDCILAGIGCVARILDVYAALDGAVTAHYEVTTHPEIFDGVRLHKGQSVAVIRHNARVILSCERVILNFLQRMSGIATLTRKFVEAVSGTKARILDTRKTAPGLRVIDKNAVRCGGGQNHRLDLSDGVLIKNNHIALAGGIVPALDHAVRNRRGSQIIEVEVRTLEELELAVAHGAEAILLDNMSVDDVRRAVERCGQTEALKEGRRIPVECSGGIRLENVRAYAETGVDFISVGLLTHSPQAVDMSMRVVPA; this is encoded by the coding sequence ATGGACTGGAATTCACGACGCCTCACCGCCATTCTTGAGAACGCGCTGGTCGAAGACCGGGCCACGCGCGATGCGACCAGCTATGCCTGCATCGATCCCAATCAGCGTGCGTCTGCGACCATTATTTCCAAGCAGGACTGCATCCTGGCCGGGATTGGCTGCGTGGCGCGCATTCTCGACGTCTATGCCGCACTCGACGGCGCCGTTACGGCCCATTACGAAGTCACAACGCATCCTGAAATTTTCGACGGCGTGCGCCTGCACAAGGGACAGTCGGTCGCGGTCATTCGGCATAATGCGCGGGTGATTCTTTCCTGCGAGCGCGTCATCCTCAATTTTCTGCAGCGCATGAGCGGCATCGCCACTCTGACTCGCAAGTTCGTGGAAGCCGTGTCGGGCACTAAGGCTCGCATTCTCGATACGCGCAAGACTGCTCCCGGACTGCGCGTGATCGACAAGAATGCTGTGCGCTGCGGCGGTGGGCAGAATCATCGCCTCGACCTCTCCGATGGCGTGCTTATCAAGAACAATCACATCGCGCTCGCGGGCGGCATCGTTCCGGCTCTCGATCACGCGGTGCGCAATCGCCGGGGCTCGCAGATCATCGAAGTCGAAGTGCGTACACTGGAAGAACTAGAACTCGCTGTCGCGCATGGCGCGGAAGCAATCCTGCTCGACAATATGTCGGTGGACGACGTGCGCCGCGCGGTTGAACGTTGCGGCCAAACCGAAGCCCTCAAGGAGGGAAGGCGCATTCCAGTCGAGTGTTCAGGAGGAATTCGCCTGGAGAATGTTCGGGCGTACGCTGAGACCGGCGTCGATTTCATCTCTGTGGGCCTGCTGACGCACTCGCCTCAGGCCGTAGATATGAGCATGCGCGTCGTGCCCGCCTGA
- a CDS encoding valine--tRNA ligase has product MPHELPKAYEPGAIETRWADYWIKEKLFSVATPPPSLSEKETRPVFTLLLPPPNVTGRLHMGHMLNQTQMDIIVRWHRMRGFITLWLPGTDHAGIATQMMVERDLAKEGKNRRDLGREKFIERVWEWKKLYGGAILDQMKRLGASVDWDREYFTMDEHLSSTVREVFVRLYEEGLIYRGNYMVNWCPWHETAISDLEVKHEEVSGKLWEIRYPVASGSSVGKQEFITVATTRPETMLGDAAIAVNAKDERYTHLHGKKVLLPLMNREIPIITDELAQPEFGTGAVKVTPAHDPNDFQAGLRHHLPQINVMDGRARMNENAGRYAGLDRFEARKRVLADLQQQGFLVGEKDHTLALGKCERCGTIVEPRVSEQWFVKIQPLADRAKAAVESGEITIVPDNYRTIYLNWMNNIHDWCVSRQLWWGHRIPAWTCEGCKEVIVAREAPTTCTKCGGAKLEQVPDVLDTWFSSGLLPFTTLGWPGKTRDQAVFYPTTLLITAYEILFFWVARMIMFGCHFMQDHEQDPAIKKANGWADKKDDSVPFRHVYIHALVRDADRQKMSKTKGNVINPLDIIERFGTDAVRFTLAAMAAPGTDIAFNESRTDGYRAFANKIWNAARFMFMNVDRVEPGLRPGGGQECPPYTRNATLEDRWILSRFNRVAADVNDTLAAYRFHEAANRIYDFFWGEFCDWYLELIKPRLMYDEGGDKGAAQAACANLVNLFDVSLRLLHPIMPFITEEVWHALYDGKPPYKSIALASYPQADETQFDMAAETEMAILQDLIVTVRNVRAELKVEPKLKVPVEIFAPEAGIRKMIEQNRGAVERLAGVDKIIFAESSLSNMPAARSSARFDVHVVYERKIDVAAECDRLKKELEKIEKELTNNRKQLGNEQFLSKAPEKVVDGLRRRGQELVVLHEKSQSKLKELNC; this is encoded by the coding sequence ATGCCTCACGAATTGCCCAAAGCTTACGAGCCGGGCGCGATTGAAACGCGCTGGGCCGACTATTGGATCAAAGAAAAACTCTTCTCCGTGGCCACGCCGCCGCCGAGCTTGTCCGAAAAAGAGACCCGGCCCGTGTTCACGCTGCTGCTGCCGCCGCCCAACGTTACCGGGCGTCTGCACATGGGCCACATGCTCAACCAGACGCAGATGGACATTATTGTGCGCTGGCATCGCATGCGCGGCTTCATCACGCTGTGGCTGCCGGGGACGGATCACGCCGGTATTGCCACACAGATGATGGTGGAGCGCGATCTCGCCAAAGAAGGCAAGAACCGTCGCGACCTGGGGCGAGAGAAATTCATCGAGCGCGTGTGGGAGTGGAAGAAGCTCTACGGCGGCGCGATTCTCGATCAGATGAAGCGCCTGGGCGCGTCCGTCGACTGGGACCGCGAGTACTTCACTATGGACGAACATCTCTCGTCCACGGTGCGCGAGGTGTTCGTTCGACTCTATGAAGAAGGCTTGATCTATCGCGGCAACTACATGGTGAACTGGTGCCCGTGGCACGAGACCGCGATCTCCGATCTGGAAGTGAAGCACGAAGAGGTGTCGGGGAAGTTGTGGGAGATTCGCTATCCGGTGGCGAGCGGCTCTTCCGTAGGAAAACAGGAGTTCATCACCGTGGCCACTACGCGGCCAGAGACGATGCTGGGCGATGCGGCGATTGCGGTGAATGCCAAAGACGAACGCTATACCCATTTGCACGGCAAAAAAGTTTTGCTGCCGCTGATGAATCGGGAGATACCGATCATCACCGACGAACTGGCGCAGCCCGAGTTCGGTACCGGCGCGGTGAAGGTCACTCCGGCACACGATCCCAATGATTTTCAGGCAGGCCTGCGCCACCATCTGCCGCAGATCAATGTGATGGATGGACGCGCGCGCATGAACGAGAACGCGGGCCGATACGCCGGTCTCGATCGATTCGAAGCGCGTAAGCGCGTGCTGGCCGACCTGCAGCAGCAGGGATTTCTGGTCGGCGAAAAAGATCATACGCTCGCGTTGGGAAAGTGCGAGCGCTGCGGAACCATCGTCGAGCCGCGCGTCTCCGAGCAGTGGTTCGTGAAAATCCAGCCGCTCGCCGATCGCGCCAAGGCCGCGGTGGAGAGCGGCGAGATCACGATCGTCCCGGACAACTACCGCACTATCTATTTGAACTGGATGAACAACATCCACGACTGGTGCGTGTCGCGGCAGTTGTGGTGGGGGCACCGGATTCCGGCGTGGACCTGTGAAGGTTGCAAGGAAGTAATCGTGGCGCGCGAAGCGCCGACAACGTGCACCAAGTGCGGCGGCGCAAAGCTGGAGCAGGTTCCTGACGTGCTCGACACCTGGTTTTCGTCAGGATTGTTGCCGTTTACGACGCTGGGCTGGCCGGGAAAGACGCGCGATCAGGCGGTGTTCTATCCAACCACGCTACTGATCACCGCGTACGAGATTTTGTTCTTCTGGGTGGCGCGGATGATCATGTTCGGGTGCCACTTTATGCAGGACCACGAGCAGGATCCCGCGATCAAGAAAGCCAATGGCTGGGCGGACAAAAAGGACGACAGCGTGCCTTTCCGCCACGTCTACATCCATGCACTGGTGCGCGACGCGGACCGCCAGAAAATGTCGAAGACCAAGGGGAACGTGATCAATCCACTCGATATCATCGAGCGTTTCGGCACCGACGCAGTGCGCTTTACGCTGGCTGCGATGGCCGCGCCGGGCACCGACATTGCGTTCAATGAGAGCCGCACCGACGGCTACCGGGCTTTTGCGAACAAAATCTGGAATGCGGCGCGGTTCATGTTCATGAATGTGGATAGAGTCGAGCCGGGCCTGCGGCCCGGAGGCGGACAGGAGTGTCCGCCCTACACGAGGAATGCGACTCTCGAAGATCGATGGATTCTGTCACGCTTCAATCGCGTTGCGGCCGATGTAAACGACACGCTCGCGGCCTACCGCTTCCATGAGGCCGCCAATCGCATCTACGATTTTTTCTGGGGCGAGTTCTGCGACTGGTACCTGGAGTTGATCAAGCCGCGGCTCATGTACGACGAGGGAGGCGACAAGGGCGCAGCACAGGCCGCTTGTGCAAATCTCGTCAATTTGTTCGACGTCTCGCTGCGCCTGCTGCATCCGATCATGCCGTTTATTACTGAAGAAGTCTGGCACGCGCTATACGACGGAAAGCCGCCGTACAAGTCGATTGCCCTGGCGAGTTATCCGCAAGCGGATGAGACACAGTTCGATATGGCTGCGGAAACCGAAATGGCGATCTTGCAGGACTTGATAGTAACCGTCCGCAATGTGCGCGCCGAACTTAAAGTCGAGCCCAAGCTGAAAGTGCCGGTCGAGATTTTCGCGCCGGAAGCGGGAATTCGTAAAATGATCGAACAGAATCGGGGTGCAGTCGAGCGCCTCGCGGGTGTCGACAAAATTATCTTTGCGGAAAGCTCGCTCTCCAACATGCCCGCGGCCCGCAGTTCCGCTCGCTTCGATGTGCATGTGGTCTACGAAAGAAAGATCGACGTCGCCGCCGAGTGCGACCGCCTGAAGAAGGAACTGGAGAAGATCGAGAAAGAGCTGACCAACAATCGAAAGCAACTTGGCAACGAGCAGTTTCTTTCGAAGGCTCCCGAGAAAGTAGTGGACGGACTGCGCAGGCGAGGCCAGGAGCTGGTTGTACTGCATGAGAAGTCGCAGAGTAAGCTGAAGGAACTAAATTGTTGA